From one Rosa rugosa chromosome 4, drRosRugo1.1, whole genome shotgun sequence genomic stretch:
- the LOC133707375 gene encoding (-)-germacrene D synthase-like: MSAKLVSTYQAQTPNGRSTPDVNRRSANYSPSIWGDHFLSYASMETASDENEQRVQELKEEVKRMLIMAPTSQELNLIDEIQRLGVSYHFENEIHQMLQKIHNSSYDDQENNDDDELYTIALRFRLLRQQGFEVSCKMFSKFIDVDGKFKRSLVTDVEGILSLYEATHLRTHGEDILEAALAFTTTHLELAVTAAQGGLSPPLLKRVTHALYQPLWKGYPRLEARRYLSFCRELKSSDINETLLTFAKLDFNQLQRVHQKELSYITRWWKELDFVNKLPFARDRVVESYFWALGVYFEPEYCFGRMTLCKIVALIVVLDDVYDVHGTHEELELFTEAVERWDISALDLLPADYMKICYQALLDIYADIENELEKEGKLYRIHYARESMKVQVRSWFQEAKWFHEKYTPTLDEYMSAALSTTYFMMATTSFVLMAGDIVTKNSLDWVFTDPKMVKASSTIGRLMDDLQSHKFEQKRGHVASAIECYMKEHCATEEEATIELTKQVNNAWKDMNEGWLNSAGATNVPRPLLLRIINLARVIEVIYKHEDGFTHAETGLKDIITSLLVEPVPI; this comes from the exons ATGTCTGCTAAATTAGTTTCAACATACCAAGCTCAAACCCCAAATGGCAGAAGTACTCCTGATGTTAATCGACGTTCAGCTAATTATTCTCCCAGCATTTGGGGCGATCATTTTCTGTCATATGCTTCTATG GAAACTGCAAGCGATGAAAACGAGCAACGGGTCCAAGAATTGAAGGAAGAAGTGAAGAGGATGCTTATAATGGCTCCAACTTCACAAGAATTAAATTTAATTGATGAAATTCAACGCTTAGGAGTGTCCTACCATTTTGAAAATGAGATTCACCAAATGCTGCAGAAAATTCACAACTCTTCCTATGATGACCAAGaaaataatgatgatgatgagctttACACAATAGCTCTACGTTTTCGATTGCTTAGACAACAAGGTTTTGAGGTTTCATGCA AGATGTTCAGCAAGTTCATCGACGTTGATGGGAAATTTAAGAGATCACTTGTCACTGATGTGGAAGGAATTTTAAGCTTGTATGAAGCCACACATCTTAGGACACACGGAGAGGATATACTAGAAGCCGCCCTGGCCTTCACTACCACTCATCTTGAGTTGGCAGTAACTGCTGCACAGGGTGGTCTAAGTCCACCACTTCTAAAACGAGTAACTCATGCCTTATACCAGCCACTGTGGAAGGGCTACCCAAGGCTAGAAGCAAGGCGCTACTTGTCTTTCTGCCGGGAACTAAAAAGTTCAGATATCAATGAAACACTCCTGACTTTTGCGAAGTTGGATTTCAATCAATTGCAGCGAGTCCATCAAAAAGAACTAAGTTATATCACAAg GTGGTGGAAGGAGCTGGATTTTGTGAACAAATTACCTTTTGCAAGAGATAGAGTAGTTGAAAGCTACTTTTGGGCTTTAGGAGTCTACTTTGAGCCCGAATATTGCTTTGGTAGGATGACATTGTGCAAAATTGTCGCCTTAATCGTGGTTCTTGATGACGTTTATGATGTGCATGGCACACATGAAGAATTAGAGCTTTTTACTGAAGCTGTTGAGAG GTGGGACATCTCTGCATTGGATCTACTACCTGCAGATTACATGAAAATCTGTTACCAGGCACTCTTGGACATCTACGCTGATATTGAAAATGAGCTTGAGAAGGAGGGGAAGTTGTATCGCATCCACTACGCCAGAGAATCA ATGAAAGTTCAAGTCAGATCTTGGTTTCAAGAAGCCAAATGGTTCCATGAGAAATACACTCCAACGTTGGATGAATATATGTCAGCCGCTCTTTCCACAACCTATTTCATGATGGCAACCACATCCTTTGTTTTAATGGCCGGAGATATTGTCACAAAAAATTCCTTGGATTGGGTGTTCACCGACCCAAAGATGGTAAAGGCTTCATCAACAATAGGCAGACTCATGGATGACTTGCAATCCCACAAG TTTGAGCAAAAGAGAGGACATGTTGCCTCAGCTATTGAATGCTACATGAAAGAACATTGTGCCACAGAAGAAGAAGCAACAATCGAACTTACTAAACAAGTGAATAATGCATGGAAAGACATGAATGAAGGATGGCTCAACTCCGCCGGTGCTACTAATGTCCCTAGGCCACTATTACTGCGCATTATCAACCTTGCACGTGTGATCGAAGTTATATATAAGCATGAAGATGGATTCACTCATGCTGAAACTGGGCTTAAGGATATTATAACGTCTCTGCTTGTCGAACCTGTACCTATATAA
- the LOC133746399 gene encoding uncharacterized protein LOC133746399 isoform X2, translating to MGSKRKRSKKLPNRAVEETPTPNRLPPLTFQTLISAIEAPQGLKVPVLKRIYALVVPLSLQEPIDWSNAEGSCNYFGIELKLEDLQCLIHCLFKELDKRLKFLFSALSDASANRAHKHTDSDKDMAVDVDEITLLLRCCVSLSMVDPSLVMENTQFLLLVLGKLIALVTSGCSEKESVSFRKSVSCECTYTDAGGTYVSKDFVASLCFLEPSNLWHPVLCALLEIFADELLMRRLLRKYFVAVDSASCTNERLFNNLVKSDIGSVLEVISVHFILSAYDEPASENFLKRLYLQFSKNFRGPELSLTAALPLLLNPIMLSAPKMLQTHFILLVSEAIDIDTSLKNVRPDLRNMDCYLTAFERSVVLYTSHMSSSLMDHHALGVSCSHANSWMLGSHHPSFESCIQQGTREKICNRVTHLGSLRQLTKSGMMAASTAYINENQHIFNESCKDDILSVLHSIIHGASSSDANHNVFYRKGNTNPEDIYLLASILKLMSSSLLKVIWCLRNGGNSGYPQTLKDASSLKEYDFVVGIIGCFIQFNLSLSNQKFLSDMMKTRPMIHKTSKWILLHFLGLLSLSFASGIDFLVKGCISIIMAILNLCAFEEGDIVALRSFLDAGSQSVSSELPADKVTQAVKKQKSIRKVASKFQKTQNVYLR from the exons ATGGGTTCGAAGCGCAAGAGATCCAAGAAGCTCCCAAACCGCGCAGTAGAAGAAACCCCAACTCCGAATCGCCTTCCCCCACTCACCTTCCAAACCCTAATTTCTGCAATTGAAGCACCACAG GGTCTAAAGGTGCCGGTTTTAAAGCGAATATACGCATTAGTGGTTCCACTGTCTTTACAGGAACCAATTGATTGGTCTAACGCTGAAGGCAGTTGTAATTATTTTGGCATTGAACTGAAATTGGAAGATCTGCAATGTCTCATCCATTGTTTGTTCAAAGAGCTAGATAAGCGGCTTAAATTTCTATTCTCTGCTTTATCTGATGCCTCTGCAAATAGAGCTCACAAGCACACTGACTCTGACAAAGATATGGCGGTCGATGTTGACGAAATAACCCTGCTTTTAAGATGCTGTGTATCTTTGAGCATGGTGGACCCAAGTTTAGTAATGGAGAATACCcaatttcttcttttggttCTTGGGAAATTGATTGCTTTGGTTACAAGTGGATGCAGTGAGAAAGAGTCTGTCAGCTTTCGGAAGTCTGTTTCTTGTGAATGCACGTATACTGATGCTGGTGGAACGTATGTTTCCAAAGACTTTGTTGCTTCCTTATGTTTCTTAGAGCCTTCTAATCTGTGGCACCCGGTTCTCTGTGCATTGCTTGAG ATATTTGCAGACGAACTTTTAATGCGGAGACTGTTAAGAAAGTACTTTGTGGCTGTTGATTCTGCTTCTTGCACAAATGAAAGGTTATTTAATAACCTTGTTAAAAGTGATATTGGAAGTGTTCTGGAGGTGATTTCTGTTCACTTTATTTTATCAGCTTATGATGAGCCAGCATCTGAGAACTTTCTCAAAAGACTATACTTGCAATTCAGTAAGAATTTTAGAGGTCCTGAACTGAGCCTGACTGCAGCATTGCCTCTGCTTCTCAACCCTATCATGCTTTCTGCGCCAAAAATGTTACAGACTCATTTCATTTTATTAGTTTCTGAAGCAATAGATATAGACACCTCTTTGAAGAATGTTAGACCAGATCTTAGAAATATGGACTGCTACCTAACAGCATTCGAAAGGTCAGTTGTTTTGTACACTAGCCACATGTCTAGTTCACTTATGGATCACCATGCGTTGGGTGTTAGCTGTTCTCATGCCAATTCATGGATGCTAGGGAGTCATCATCCTTCTTTTGAATCTTGTATTCAACAAGGAACAAGAGAAAAAATTTGTAATCGAGTGACCCATTTAGGTTCCTTGAGGCAGTTAACAAAGTCTGGTATGATGGCTGCTTCTACTGCATACATAAATGAGAACCAACATATTTTCAATGAATCGTGTAAAGATGATATTCTGTCAGTCTTACATAGCATAATACATGGAGCTTCATCTTCAGATGCCAATCATAACGTGTTTTATAGAAAAGGGAATACAAACCCAGAAGACATTTATCTTCTTGCTTCGATATTGAAGTTAATGAGTAGTTCCTTGTTGAAAGTTATTTGGTGCCTGAGAAATGGTGGGAATTCGGGGTATCCGCAAACCTTAAAAGATGCTTCTTCACTTAAGGAATATGATTTTGTGGTGGGTATCATTGGCTGCTTTATTCAATTCAATTTGTCTCTATCTAATCAGAAGTTCTTATCTGACATGATGAAAACCCGCCCGATGATACATAAGACTTCCAAGTGGATCCTTCTGCATTTTTTGGGCTTGCTGTCATTAAGTTTTGCTAGCGGGATTGATTTCTTAGTTAAGGGCTGCATATCAATAATCATGGCAATATTAAACCTATGTGCTTTTGAAGAGGGTGATATAGTTGCACTGAGGTCATTCTTAGATGCTGGTTCACAATCTGTTTCATCTGAATTGCCTGCTGATAAGGTTACACAG GCTGTGAAGAAACAGAAATCCATCAGAAAAGTTGCATCGAAGTTTCAGAAGACTCAAAATGTTTACTTGAG GTGA
- the LOC133746399 gene encoding uncharacterized protein LOC133746399 isoform X1: MGSKRKRSKKLPNRAVEETPTPNRLPPLTFQTLISAIEAPQGLKVPVLKRIYALVVPLSLQEPIDWSNAEGSCNYFGIELKLEDLQCLIHCLFKELDKRLKFLFSALSDASANRAHKHTDSDKDMAVDVDEITLLLRCCVSLSMVDPSLVMENTQFLLLVLGKLIALVTSGCSEKESVSFRKSVSCECTYTDAGGTYVSKDFVASLCFLEPSNLWHPVLCALLEIFADELLMRRLLRKYFVAVDSASCTNERLFNNLVKSDIGSVLEVISVHFILSAYDEPASENFLKRLYLQFSKNFRGPELSLTAALPLLLNPIMLSAPKMLQTHFILLVSEAIDIDTSLKNVRPDLRNMDCYLTAFERSVVLYTSHMSSSLMDHHALGVSCSHANSWMLGSHHPSFESCIQQGTREKICNRVTHLGSLRQLTKSGMMAASTAYINENQHIFNESCKDDILSVLHSIIHGASSSDANHNVFYRKGNTNPEDIYLLASILKLMSSSLLKVIWCLRNGGNSGYPQTLKDASSLKEYDFVVGIIGCFIQFNLSLSNQKFLSDMMKTRPMIHKTSKWILLHFLGLLSLSFASGIDFLVKGCISIIMAILNLCAFEEGDIVALRSFLDAGSQSVSSELPADKVTQAVKKQKSIRKVASKFQKTQNVYLSKHSVTRHHKKAQSDVAKTSENACFMSCTREFSDIMEEGTEETCTGEMYLNCTLAGSKKSDLDDLADFIVCKPGKEYSSWLKDREKYRSWKVKKEAVVRWEKKKRTYRKVNSKRS; encoded by the exons ATGGGTTCGAAGCGCAAGAGATCCAAGAAGCTCCCAAACCGCGCAGTAGAAGAAACCCCAACTCCGAATCGCCTTCCCCCACTCACCTTCCAAACCCTAATTTCTGCAATTGAAGCACCACAG GGTCTAAAGGTGCCGGTTTTAAAGCGAATATACGCATTAGTGGTTCCACTGTCTTTACAGGAACCAATTGATTGGTCTAACGCTGAAGGCAGTTGTAATTATTTTGGCATTGAACTGAAATTGGAAGATCTGCAATGTCTCATCCATTGTTTGTTCAAAGAGCTAGATAAGCGGCTTAAATTTCTATTCTCTGCTTTATCTGATGCCTCTGCAAATAGAGCTCACAAGCACACTGACTCTGACAAAGATATGGCGGTCGATGTTGACGAAATAACCCTGCTTTTAAGATGCTGTGTATCTTTGAGCATGGTGGACCCAAGTTTAGTAATGGAGAATACCcaatttcttcttttggttCTTGGGAAATTGATTGCTTTGGTTACAAGTGGATGCAGTGAGAAAGAGTCTGTCAGCTTTCGGAAGTCTGTTTCTTGTGAATGCACGTATACTGATGCTGGTGGAACGTATGTTTCCAAAGACTTTGTTGCTTCCTTATGTTTCTTAGAGCCTTCTAATCTGTGGCACCCGGTTCTCTGTGCATTGCTTGAG ATATTTGCAGACGAACTTTTAATGCGGAGACTGTTAAGAAAGTACTTTGTGGCTGTTGATTCTGCTTCTTGCACAAATGAAAGGTTATTTAATAACCTTGTTAAAAGTGATATTGGAAGTGTTCTGGAGGTGATTTCTGTTCACTTTATTTTATCAGCTTATGATGAGCCAGCATCTGAGAACTTTCTCAAAAGACTATACTTGCAATTCAGTAAGAATTTTAGAGGTCCTGAACTGAGCCTGACTGCAGCATTGCCTCTGCTTCTCAACCCTATCATGCTTTCTGCGCCAAAAATGTTACAGACTCATTTCATTTTATTAGTTTCTGAAGCAATAGATATAGACACCTCTTTGAAGAATGTTAGACCAGATCTTAGAAATATGGACTGCTACCTAACAGCATTCGAAAGGTCAGTTGTTTTGTACACTAGCCACATGTCTAGTTCACTTATGGATCACCATGCGTTGGGTGTTAGCTGTTCTCATGCCAATTCATGGATGCTAGGGAGTCATCATCCTTCTTTTGAATCTTGTATTCAACAAGGAACAAGAGAAAAAATTTGTAATCGAGTGACCCATTTAGGTTCCTTGAGGCAGTTAACAAAGTCTGGTATGATGGCTGCTTCTACTGCATACATAAATGAGAACCAACATATTTTCAATGAATCGTGTAAAGATGATATTCTGTCAGTCTTACATAGCATAATACATGGAGCTTCATCTTCAGATGCCAATCATAACGTGTTTTATAGAAAAGGGAATACAAACCCAGAAGACATTTATCTTCTTGCTTCGATATTGAAGTTAATGAGTAGTTCCTTGTTGAAAGTTATTTGGTGCCTGAGAAATGGTGGGAATTCGGGGTATCCGCAAACCTTAAAAGATGCTTCTTCACTTAAGGAATATGATTTTGTGGTGGGTATCATTGGCTGCTTTATTCAATTCAATTTGTCTCTATCTAATCAGAAGTTCTTATCTGACATGATGAAAACCCGCCCGATGATACATAAGACTTCCAAGTGGATCCTTCTGCATTTTTTGGGCTTGCTGTCATTAAGTTTTGCTAGCGGGATTGATTTCTTAGTTAAGGGCTGCATATCAATAATCATGGCAATATTAAACCTATGTGCTTTTGAAGAGGGTGATATAGTTGCACTGAGGTCATTCTTAGATGCTGGTTCACAATCTGTTTCATCTGAATTGCCTGCTGATAAGGTTACACAG GCTGTGAAGAAACAGAAATCCATCAGAAAAGTTGCATCGAAGTTTCAGAAGACTCAAAATGTTTACTTGAG CAAACATTCTGTCACACGCCACCATAAGAAAGCACAGAGTGACGTAGCAAAAACTTCCGAAAATGCATGCTTCATGAGCTGCACAAGAGAGTTTAGTGATATCATGGAGGAGGGAACAGAAGAAACCTGCACTGGGGAGATGTACCTAAATTGCACACTAGCAGGCTCCAAGAAGTCTGACCTTGATGATTTGGCAGACTTCATTGTGTGCAAACCAGGGAAGGAGTACTCTAGCTGGTTGAAAGATCGAGAAAAGTATCGATCTTGGAAAGTAAAAAAAGAGGCAGTTGTAAGgtgggagaaaaagaaaaggacttATCGGAAAGTTAACAGTAAAAGATCGTAG